From the genome of Anas acuta unplaced genomic scaffold, bAnaAcu1.1 SCAFFOLD_71, whole genome shotgun sequence, one region includes:
- the LOC137848994 gene encoding endogenous retrovirus group K member 5 Gag polyprotein-like, whose protein sequence is MEAEAAVKLLSNILTMRGVACSTKKVKSLVTWAQKEGFLKETPQNFSPEEWRLIGDRLWQTSTKKGKFDTDLCKTWRLVIDALNGLKADRQVVMAATQALSAQSGAPKTSSTESDTSLSQLFPVDPMLTPVRGMTSSIKDSAAAIAKGLSEPGADAASDLPSSPPAPEKLDARPPASAPPPGDHKSTQGVSPPLSVTPASSTPMSTRWSAIIRDAILDGDLHASSSLACPVIVDSGQGTGSWMPHDWKLLQQARKTVTDYGLHSQAAQQIIHWIFQADLMCPFDCQNIARLLLTPSQLLIFEREWLRLAQIEASRPRQTGDPLYGTTVEMLTGTGPYFDPQLQLQFPEIVHRTAAQLALRALFALPGEKKAPPFASVHQAQGESYAKFIDRLWTAVMDHPDLSSDMKWSVLKMLAFDNANAKTQSILATLPKNAPIEEMLERVERVDQSKQATVMAQAVASALGDPLAAIVSRSNGSPSRRNSQEQWRCYRCGRLGHLRRQCTATPWCDLCRSNTHATSVCRYQGNSKRSAIGRATTTVAAAQSDGADFLTAVPLPPEEASGWTWQQQ, encoded by the coding sequence ATGGAGGCGGAGGCGGCCGTGAAGCTTCTCTCTAACATTCTCACTATGAGAGGCGTGGCTTGCAGTACGAAAAAGGTTAAATCATTGGTAACTTGGGCCCAGAAGGAGGGCTTTCTGAAAGAGACCCCCCAAAATTTTAGCCCGGAGGAGTGGCGACTCATAGGAGACCGTTTATGGCAGACATCTACCAAGAAGGGGAAGTTTGATACGGATTTATGTAAAACCTGGCGTTTGGTGATTGATGCCCTAAACGGTCTGAAGGCCGACCGCCAGGTTGTCATGGCAGCGACACAGGCTTTGTCAGCGCAGTCTGGGGCTCCTAAAACATCAAGTACGGAATCCGACACCTCGTTATCACAACTGTTTCCGGTGGATCCTATGCTGACCCCGGTCCGAGGCATGACCTCTTCAATAAAGGATTCGGCTGCAGCTATTGCTAAGGGACTGTCCGAGCCCGGTGCGGATGCGGCCTCTGACCTGCCCTCTTCACCTCCTGCGCCGGAAAAGCTCGATGCGAGGCCCCCGGCATCCGCGCCGCCGCCAGGGGACCATAAATCCACCCAGGGTGTCTCTCCCCCGCTATCGGTCACCCCGGCTTCATCAACACCAATGTCAACTAGGTGGTCGGCTATCATACGTGACGCCATCCTCGACGGAGATTTGCacgcctcctcctccttggcATGTCCAGTTATTGTCGACTCTGGACAAGGCACCGGATCATGGATGCCACATGATTGGAAGCTTCTACAACAAGCCAGGAAAACAGTAACAGATTATGGATTACATTCCCAAGCAGCACAACAGATAATTCATTGGATCTTCCAGGCAGATCTGATGTGTCCCTTCGACTGCCAAAACATAGCACGCCTGTTGTTAACTCCCTCTCAACTGttaatttttgaaagagaaTGGCTACGGTTGGCGCAAATTGAAGCGAGTCGTCCGCGTCAGACGGGAGACCCCCTATATGGCACCACAGTTGAAATGCTAACAGGAACAGGCCCGTACTTCGATCCTCAGCTTCAGTTGCAATTCCCAGAGATTGTTCATCGGACAGCTGCACAGCTTGCCCTACGAGCTCTTTTTGCCCtccctggggaaaagaaagctcCTCCATTTGCTTCGGTTCACCAGGCCCAGGGTGAATCTTATGCCAAGTTCATCGACCGATTATGGACAGCAGTAATGGATCATCCTGACCTGTCATCAGACATGAAATGGAGCGTGCTTAAAATGCTTGCCTTTGACAACGCGAACGCAAAAACCCAAAGCATCCTAGCTACGCTACCAAAAAATGCTCCCATTGAAGAGATGTTGGAGAGGGTAGAGCGTGTTGATCAGTCCAAGCAAGCAACTGTGATGGCTCAAGCTGTCGCATCGGCCCTTGGTGATCCTTTGGCTGCCATAGTATCCCGATCCAATGGTAGTCCGTCGAGACGCAACTCCCAAGAGCAGTGGCGGTGTTATCGATGCGGGAGGCTCGGCCATCTCAGAAGACAGTGTACAGCTACCCCCTGGTGCGACCTATGTCGTTCTAATACACATGCTACATCGGTGTGCAGATATCAGGGAAACTCCAAGAGGAGCGCGATCGGCCGCGCGACGACAACAGTAGCCGCAGCACAGTCAGACGGGGCGGATTTCTTGACAGCAGTGCCCCTGCCACCAGAGGAAGCCTCGGGGTGGACCTGGCAACAGCAGTAA